The sequence below is a genomic window from Acanthochromis polyacanthus isolate Apoly-LR-REF ecotype Palm Island chromosome 14, KAUST_Apoly_ChrSc, whole genome shotgun sequence.
CTGGTGTGTGTTCTTCACCACAAGAAAGAGTCACTGTTGAAAAGAGGTTGCATTGCATCTTAAATACatgtcatcacaaacacaccatggccaacatgaagcacggtggtggcagcatcattatgaagcatggtggtggcagcatcattatgaagcatggtggtggcagcatcatgatgtgaagcacggtggtggcagcatcatgatgtgaagcacggtggtggcagcatcattatgaagcacggtggtggcagcatcatgatgtgaagcatggtggtggcagcatcatgatgtgaagcacggtggtggcagcatcatgatgtgaagcacggtggaggcagcatcatgatgtgaagcatggtggaggcagcatcatggtgtgaagcatggtggaggcagcatcatgatgtgaagcacggtggaggcagcatcatgatgtgaagcacggtggaggcagcatcatgatgtgaagcacggtggaggcagcatcatgatgtgaagcacggcggtggcagcatcatgatgtgaagcacggcggaggcagcatcatgatgtgaagcacggtggaggcagcatcatgatgtgaagcacggcggtggcagcatcatgatgtgaagcacggcggtggcagcatcatgatgtgaagcacggcggtggcagcatcatgatgtgaagcatggtggaggcagcatcatggtgtgaagcatggtggtggcagcatcatggtactGGGATGCTTCTTGGCAGCAGGCCCTGGAAGATTTGTAAAGGGTcacatgaatgcagcaaagtattTGGAGGAcgacctgatgcagtctgcaaggGAAATGGAACTTTGGAGAACATTTGTTTCCCCACAAGACAACGGCCTGAAGAAGGCAGCCAGAGTTTCACAGACAGGATTTAAGGACAACAAGGTCAATGTTCTGCAGAGGCAAAGTCAGAGCCAAGAGGTCAATCCAACAGAGCATTTATCACTGGACATGAAGAGGGCTGTAAAGTCATCATATTAGTGACTATTGATATTATTACACTGACcttgattcagtgttgaaaagcagtaaaagagaaaaactgccAAAGGGGGTGAAGACTTTTAATAGGCTCTATTTGTTGTCATGTCTGGTCAGTGTTGTCAGGCTGACAGGCTGAaacctctcaaaaattaaaaatactcaTTGGAAAAGGAGAGGGGGCATTTTTTAGCCGTCTAATTAGTATCAACATGTCCCCATCTGAGGCACTGTGAATGACGTAGACTCGATACACATGGTCCCACACATGCAAAGAACATGCTGTTTATACCGTATTTAATTATTAATCTTAATGCTATATAGGACTATTCAAACTACTGCTGTTGTTTACTGTCTGACAAATCAGACTGAGATGCTTTAGTGATACTGTTGAttgaaaaaaagtcagtgaagCCCTTTGTGTTGAAATGGATTGGATGTAGGTTTGAGCTGATCTGAAGTCTGAGACGAGTGCAGCAGCGGAACACGTTTATAAACGGACAAATGTGAAGTCTGCAATTTGACATTTAAGAGCGATACAGTTTTCCTACAATGAAAGTGTTCTACACTTTTTAAATGGAGTATGTGTCACTGTTTATCAAATGAAGCCCTTTAAAGACATGACACATAATTTGCTCAGCAGCTACACCTTTGGCCATTAAATGTCCGTGTTCAAATCCAGCTACAACAGACATTTACAGGTGAAACCTTATTAAAATGCCCCTCTGGTAGAATCTCTTTCTGGCGTTAAAAGGCTTAGAAGTTACTCTACACTGTTCCTTCTGTCGTAGTTTCTCTGATGTCCGTGATGTACAGGTGAAGGAGAAACGTCCGTTGACACTGACTagcttaataataagtttattataaggaagaacagcatcgatcagacagagagactgtctgGGAGAATCCGGCCAAATGAATCTCCCCTAACAGCAATCTGAGAtcatatttatgtgttttggaAAAGTATGAGGTCACAACATATGTTTCCTAATTAAAAGACATCTGGTCATGGAACAAGACCCTACAGATCAACCCCCCATCATTAAGACACCCAAAGAGTCATTCGAGCCCCAAAGAACAATTAACATTTCCTGGACATAATGATCCCCAATCTAATCACAGAGATGACCTCCTTCAGCAAAAACCACATCTATTCTAATGAGCATCATATATCCCAACATGCATCTCCGATCAGATACTACACATCCTTTAGAACAGGAGcgtcaaactcatttcagttcagcagCCACATTCAGCACAGTTTGACCTCCAGTGGGCcagagcaggaaaatcacaacataataaccacaactccacatttttccctgttttagtgcaaaaaaaaggtataagtacattctgaaaatgttcatatttaattactacctttttgcaaaacactgaacaaattgaaatttcttaagaaaaataagttcaatgtTAATATTATGCCTCTGTTTATCATTTATACACATGCATTAGCACTGAGAGACCACGGAGTGTCTACAGAGGTACAAACATtgagtcacagctatctggaactgaatgatgtcgtattttactttatgatcaaaacatttCTCAAGATCTAGGAATTGTTACTCAGACAAGTAGGCAGAGTTATGTTACGGTCGGTGTATGTTAGTCTctttgtctgtcagcaacattactcaaaaacagaccaacggatttggatgaaatttccattaaaggtcagaaatgacacaaggaccaagtgattagattctggcagagatgcagcttatagtctggatccacggattagttaaagatttctgtatcattgttaGATAGTGGcccagcgtcactgtaaccatgacaaccagtgaacactacatcagctgattgtgatcctactacaaatccacctctgaggacttatcaggacttatccatcagaaatgatccaaggaacagctgattaaactgtgggggtgtttctgagtcccatcaattcctgcctcCCGTTACATATGTAGGTCATGTGATCCGGTATAAATACagaacatacacatgcagaacacacacctgtgctcagagcatggtcatttcatttgtgtgtacatctatattaaatggacacattctatgttgctgtgattttagatcatcaataactaataaaaaacactgcactaatacaaaaatatgctgcatttctgacaatgccatacaggggaatgaacagccttgctGGAGTACTGCACtatctcagtgcttttcttgttttaaatttacattcatttccacatctgtgtagtgaTCCTGACCACCTGAAGTGACACACCAAACAAACTAGATCAGAACTATTTCCCCCTGCCTTTTACATGTATACAGTTTATACAGAAAAGTTGTGGCAATGCAGGCGACAAGTTTAAGATATTTTCACTGAAGCATTGCACTTATGTCATCTCTGTatcttttacactttgcaaagtcatcctgtgggtcaggTTGGACCCTCTGGATGGCCAGCTTTGGCCCATGGCCATACGTTGGACACCTCTGATTTAGAACATGCATATCTATTAGGTCCATACTTCTCCTTTACTgattcactgcagctcaagcacactgCTCACCTGTTACCCTGCTCACAGCCTCCATACACTGCACAATGTGGTGTTGCAATACtgcagtaattcagccatacatgtcaGAACCAGAAACCAATCTGAGGAGGGTCAGAGCTACAGAAAGGCCCACCCTGCCAGCTGACAGGATCACTTTCTGAggtttattttgtgtaaaaCCACAAAACTGTTTGTCATCAGTGCACTGTAATGTCAGTAGGACTTTTAGGCTATAAAAACTCCACAAGGACATGATAATAAGGTGAAAAAACGCAACAAACCTGATTTTCAGGagggtttgttttttatttctgcactgTGCTGCCACACATTCTGAACTCATTAGTGTATAATATTCACCAGAACCTGTCCATGTCAGCTCTGCCTGCCATGCTTCTAAATTTAAACCAGcactttagaaaaaaatatatctgcAAGAGCACGCACACGCCTCCCCTGTAGCCCCAAACATCCCCGCTCCTCGTGACGTCAGAGCCGCCCTGCCTTTAAAACGGCAGCATCGCAGCGCTTACACAACAGCGCTCATCCCGCACGACTCTCCACGGCCAGCACGGATTACAGTCAACCCCGAAGTGGTGACCTGAAGGTACCAGAGTTCCTCCAAACATCCAGCAAACAGTCACAAAGACAGGTGGAGGGGCTAATCAGCTTGGATGAATTGTGCCAGTTTAGCCAGAGCGCACGGAGAGGAGCCGGTGCGCGCTTTGAGGCGGTGAATACGGAGGAGGCGATGCGTAAAAGGTAACAGGTGGCGCTTTATGGCACCACTGAGCGTTTCCAGccttttgtgtcagttttctAAGACCGTGTTAGCAGCTAGTTGCTCTCAGAGTCAGTGGAGGAAAGTGAGGACGATGTGAATGcgggagaaaaagaaaaactgaaagaaagctGCTGTATTCAGAAACTTTCCAGGTGAGCAATGAGGCGGCCAGCGGCTCTGGAGTGAAGATCGACTCAGATGAATGGACCGCAGGATGTTTTCTGGTCAGGCTGGTCTCAATTACAGCTTCAACCTGAGCGATGACCGGGAGCTGGTGGACGCGCCGGCGGGCACAGCCAAGCTCTCCCCGACGGGCTTCATCGTGCTGTCGGTGGTGCTGGGCTTCATCATGACTTTTGGCTTTCTCAACAACTTCGTCGTTCTGCTTCTCTTTTGCAAATTCAAAAAGCTGCGCACGCCGgtcaacatgctgctgctgaacaTCAGCGTCAGTGACATGCTGGTCTGTTTGTTCGGAACCACGCTCAGTTTCGCCTCCAGCATCCGCGGGAAGTGGCTGCTGGGGCGCAGCGGCTGCAGCTGGTACGGCTTCATCAACTCCTGCTTCGGTAAGTccatttggagtttttttttttaacgccTAGCTCATGTTATGAATGGCG
It includes:
- the LOC127537004 gene encoding opsin-3-like is translated as MDRRMFSGQAGLNYSFNLSDDRELVDAPAGTAKLSPTGFIVLSVVLGFIMTFGFLNNFVVLLLFCKFKKLRTPVNMLLLNISVSDMLVCLFGTTLSFASSIRGKWLLGRSGCSWYGFINSCFGIVSLISLVILSYDRYSTLTVYNKRGPDYRKPLLAVGGSWLYSLFWTVPPYWAGAAMA